One Camelina sativa cultivar DH55 chromosome 3, Cs, whole genome shotgun sequence genomic window carries:
- the LOC104778221 gene encoding lanC-like protein GCR2: MGERFFQNELPEFVPEESAGDEETVAGGKDSLTRLLSLPYKSFSKKLQRLALSLKDTVVLETWERSGKRVRDYSLYTGVLGTAHLLFKSYQVTKNEDDLKLCLEIVEACYVASIDSKRVVTFICGHAGVCALGAVAAKHLGDEQLCDRYLARFSEIRIPSDLPYELLYGRAGYLWSCLFMNKHIGQECVSSAKMRSVVEEIFRAGRQLGKRGSCPLMYEWHGKRYWGAAHGLAGIMNVLMHMELEPDEIQDVKGTLSYMIQNRFPSGNYPSSEGSESDRLFHWCHGAPGVALTLVKAAQVFKTKEFIEAAMEAGEVVWNRGLLKRLGICHGISGNTYVFLSLYRLTEKPEYLYRAKAFASFLLEKSEKLISEGKMHGGDRPFSLFEGIGGMAYMFLDMNDPRQAVFPGYEL; the protein is encoded by the exons atgggagaaCGTTTCTTCCAAAACGAGTTGCCGGAGTTTGTACCGGAAGAATCCGCCGGAGATGAGGAGACTGTTGCCGGAGGTAAAGATTCGTTGACGAGACTGCTCTCACTTCCGTACAAATCATTCTCCAAGAAGCTTCAGAGACTTGCTCTAAGCCTCAAAGATACG GTAGTGTTGGAGACATGGGAACGATCTGGAAAACGTGTTCGAGACTATAGCCTGTATACTGGAGTTCTTGGGACTGCTCATCTCTTGTTCAAGTCTTATCAAGTCACAAAAAACGAAGATGATCTTAAGCTATGCTTAGAGATTGTTGAGGCTTGTTATGTAGCTTCAATAGATTCTAA GCGTGTTGTGACGTTTATATGTGGTCATGCTGGTGTATGTGCTCTTGGTGCTGTTGCTGCCAAGCATTTAGGTGATGAGCAGTTGTGTGATCGTTACTTGGCCCGTTTCAGTGAG ATTCGGATTCCTAGTGACTTGCCATACGAGTTGCTATATGGTAGAGCAGGATACTTGTGGTCATGTTTGTTCATGAATAAGCATATTGGTCAGGAGTGTGTATCATCTGCAAAAATG AGGTCAGTGGTTGAGGAAATCTTCAGGGCAGGAAGACAGCTAGGGAAAAGAGGAAGTTGTCCGTTGATGTACGAGTGGCACGGCAAGAGGTACTGGGGTGCTGCACACGGTTTAGCTGGGATCATGAATGTTTTGATGCATATGGAACTTGAACCAGATGAAATCCAAGATGTCAAAGGTACATTAAGCTATATGATACAAAACCGTTTTCCTAGTGGAAATTACCCATCTAGTGAAGGAAGCGAATCAGATCGCCTTTTTCACTGGTGTCACGGTGCTCCTGGTGTTGCTCTCACCCTCGTAAAGGCAGCTCAG GTTTTTAAGACAAAGGAATTCATAGAGGCAGCAATGGAGGCAGGAGAAGTAGTGTGGAACCGTGGATTGCTTAAACGATTAGGAATCTGTCATGGTATCAGTGGGAACACATACGTGTTTCTTTCTCTATACCGGTTAACAGAGAAACCAGAGTATTTGTACCGAGCAAAAGCGTTCGCGTCTTTCCTCCTGGAAAAATCAGAGAAGCTCATCTCAGAAGGTAAGATGCATGGAGGAGATAgacccttctctctctttgaagGTATAGGAGGAATGGCTTACATGTTTCTCGACATGAACGATCCAAGACAAGCTGTGTTTCCAGGCTATGAGCTCTAA
- the LOC104778220 gene encoding uncharacterized protein LOC104778220 has product MASKLVIVIVFILDLIAVGLAIAAEQRRSVGTVVPDKEKVYEYCEYGSDIATSYGAGAFVLLLISQVIIMIASRCFCCGKALNPGGSRACAIMLFLVCWVFFLIAEICLLAGSIRNAYHTKYRRMWNIDSPPSCEVIRKGVFAAGASFALFTAIVSQFYYISYSRARDDYRNPHY; this is encoded by the exons atGGCTTCAAAGCTGGTGATCGTCATTGTCTTCATTCTAGATCTCATTGCTGTTGGATTAGCCATTGCCGCTGAACAAAGAAGAAGTGTC gGTACGGTTGTTCCAGACAAGGAGAAGGTTTATGAGTATTGTGAGTATGGCTCAGACATAGCTACAAGTTATGGAGCTGGTGCATTTGTGCTCCTCTTGATTAGTCAAGTCATTATTATGATAGCTAGCCGGTGTTTCTGCTGCGGCAAAGCTCTTAACCCCGGTGGTTCAAGAGCTTGTGCTATTATGCTCTTCCTCGTTTGTTG GGTGTTTTTCTTGATTGCTGAGATATGTTTGCTTGCGGGATCAATCAGAAACGCTTACCACACCAAGTACAGAAGGATGTGGAACATCGATAGCCCTCCAAGTTGTGAAGTGATCCGTAAAGGAGTGTTTGCTGCTGGTGCTTCCTTTGCTCTCTTCACTGCTATTGTCTCTCAGTTCTACTACATCTCCTATTCGCGTGCTCGAGATGATTACCGAAACCCACATTACTAG
- the LOC104778219 gene encoding NAC domain-containing protein 19-like — translation MGMQETDPLTQLSLPPGFRFYPTDEELMVQYLCKKAAGYDFSLQLIAEIDLYKFDPWVLPNKALFGEKEWYFFSPRDRKYPNGSRPNRVAGSGYWKATGTDKIISTEGQRVGIKKALVFYIGKAPKGTKTNWIMHEYRLIEPSRKNGSSKLDDWVLCRIYKKQSSAQKQVYDNVMNGGRELSNNGTSSTTSSSSHFEDVLDSFHHEIDNTNFQFSNQNQFSTLRPELTEEKTGFNGLVDTPSFDWGGFAGNVEHNSVPELGMSHVVPSLEYNCGYLKTEEEVESSLEFNNSVGFGYSGQVGGFGFM, via the exons atgggtaTGCAAGAAACCGACCCGTTAACCCAACTGAGTTTACCACCTGGTTTCCGGTTTTACCCGACCGACGAAGAGCTGATGGTTCAATATCTCTGTAAGAAAGCAGCCGGTTACGATTTCTCTCTTCAGCTCATCGCCGAGATCGATCTTTACAAATTCGATCCATGGGTTTTACCAA ATAAGGCACTGTTTGGAGAAAAAGAATGGTATTTTTTTAGTCCGAGGGATAGAAAATATCCAAACGGGTCAAGACCAAATCGGGTTGCTGGATCGGGTTATTGGAAGGCTACGGGTACGGATAAAATAATATCGACGGAAGGACAAAGAGTTGGTATTAAAAAAGCTTTGGTGTTTTACATCGGAAAAGCTCCTAAAGGCACTAAAACCAATTGGATCATGCATGAGTATCGTCTCATTGAACCTTCTCGTAAAAACGGAAGCTCCAAG TTGGATGATTGGGTTCTATGTCGAATATACAAGAAGCAATCAAGTGCGCAAAAACAAGTTTACGATAATGTAATGAATGGTGGTAGAGAATTAAGTAACAATGGTACTTCATCAACGACGTCGTCTTCTTCTCACTTTGAAGACGTTCTTGATTCGTTTCATCATGAGATCGACAACACAAACTTCCAGTTTTCTAACCAAAACCAATTCTCCACGCTCAGACCGGAGTTAACCGAAGAGAAAACCGGGTTCAACGGTCTAGTGGATACGCCGAGCTTCGACTGGGGTGGTTTTGCTGGTAACGTTGAGCATAACTCCGTACCAGAACTCGGAATGAGTCATGTTGTTCCAAGTCTCGAGTACAATTGTGGCTACCTGAAGACGGAGGAGGAAGTCGAGAGCAGTCTCGAGTTTAACAACTCGGTCGGGTTTGGGTATTCGGGGCAAGTTGGTGGGTTTGGGTTTatgtga
- the LOC104779335 gene encoding putative cysteine-rich repeat secretory protein 10 — translation MSSSSVSKRFFSVSILAVVTLQLPFIQSVLSLNQTNAYLQHVCIKSDGTYKSESSYESSVKVILDFIGADLDYGFGSGSVGSNGSAIYAKFQCRGDTSESKCRSCLTTAFSGIRRLCHNNKRRIIWYDNCILDLSSIYTYGEIDNKHIFYLYNAKDVNGDTKSFNKNTRALLYKLKEKASRKEQKPYRKDYMYAAGEESLGKMKLYAMVQCTQDLSVKNCSVCLDGIMAKLPRCCNGKQGGRVLNPNCNFRYELTLLYKLKRLSNESSKKKDIPLEN, via the exons atgtcttcttcctctgtatcGAAACGTTTTTTTTCAGTCTCTATCTTGGCAGTGGTGACCTTGCAACTCCCTTTTATACAGAGTGTTTTGTCCCTAAACCAGACCAATGCATATCTACAACACGTATGCATCAAAAGTGACGGGACATACAAGTCGGAGAGTTCATACGAGAGCAGTGTCAAAGTTATCCTCGATTTTATTGGTGCCGATCTAGACTACGGTTTCGGCAGCGGAAGCGTTGGTAGTAATGGTAGTGCCATCTACGCCAAGTTCCAGTGTCGGGGAGACACCTCTGAATCCAAGTGCCGCTCTTGCCTTACCACCGCCTTCTCTGGG ATTCGTAGACTGTGTCATAACAACAAAAGGAGAATAATATGGTACGACAACTGTATACTTGACCTTTCTTCGATCTATACCTACGGGGAGATCGATAACAAGCACATTTTCTATTTGTACAACGCAAAAGATGTGAACGGCGATACAAAGTCATTCAACAAGAACACGAGGGCTCTCCTCTATAAGCTGAAGGAGAAAGCAAGTAGGAAAGAACAAAAGCCCTACAGAAAAGACTACATGTATGCCGCCGGGGAGGAAAGTCTCGGGAAGATGAAATTGTACGCAATGGTGCAATGTACGCAAGATTTATCGGTTAAAAATTGCAGTGTGTGTTTGGATGGGATAATGGCAAAGCTCCCAAGATGCTGCAACGGTAAACAAGGAGGAAGAGTTTTGAATCCCAACTGTAATTTTAGGTACGAGCTTACCCTTTTGTACAAACTCAAAAGACTATCTAATGAAAGCTCCAAAAAAAAGGACATTCCTTTAGAAAACTGA
- the LOC109132304 gene encoding uncharacterized protein LOC109132304, translating into MVCFCFLVDQTRKVKRSKPVAGTCSRCGHCASIADMKTSTRFCFIPIYWKSWRAVVCSFCGSVLKSYR; encoded by the coding sequence AtggtttgtttctgtttcttggtTGATCAGACAAGGAAAGTGAAACGGAGCAAACCGGTGGCTGGAACATGCTCACGGTGTGGCCATTGTGCGAGCATCGCCGACATGAAGACTTCCACCAGATTCTGTTTCATTCCTATTTATTGGAAATCTTGGAGAGCTGTGGTTTGCAGTTTCTGCGGCTCTGTTCTTAAGTCTTATCGTTAA
- the LOC104778222 gene encoding ribosome biogenesis protein BRX1, with the protein MGRKRKHSETEAPAPVKKSDESAPERPKRTLLGWKDKSEGEAEKSKALSSSSVFRNKEKVLVTCSRRISFRYRHLMLNMVSLLPHCKKDSKVEAKSSKGATLNELIGLKGSSSCLFFECRKHKDLYLWMVKSPAGPSVKFLVNAVHTMEELKLTGNHLKGSRPLLTFSSNFDKDAHWKLLKEMLTQVFGVPKEHRKSKPYHDHVFVFSIVDDHIWFRNYQISVPHNESDKVAKGGLDKMTLIEVGPRFCLNPIKIFGGSFGGPTLYENPFYVSPNQIRALEKRNKAGKFAKKIKAKTRRKMHELSNPLEPDEFADMWKDDE; encoded by the exons ATGGGGAGGAAGCGGAAGCATAGCGAGACGGAAGCGCCGGCACCGGTGAAGAAGAGCGATGAGTCTGCTCCTGAGAGACCCAAGAGAACTCTGTTGGGATGGAAAGATAAAAGCGAAGGCGAGGCGGAGAAATCTAAAgctttgtcttcttcgtctGTATTCAGGAATAAAGAGAAGGTTTTGGTTACTTGTTCCCGTCGGATTAGTTTCAG GTATCGGCATCTGATGTTGAACATGGTTTCGCTTCTACCACACTGTAAGAAGGACAGTAAAGTTGAAGCTAAGAGCAGCAAAGGCGCGACTTTGAATGAGCTTATTGGGCTTAAGGGTTCTTCTTCCTGTTTGTTTTTCGAG TGTAGGAAACATAAAGATCTTTACTTATGGATGGTCAAATCCCCTGCTGGACCGTCTGTGAAGTTCTTGGTTAATGCTG TACACACAATGGAAGAGCTGAAACTTACTGGAAATCACCTAAAAGGGTCGCGTCCGCTTTTGACATTCTCATCCAACTTTGATAAAGATGCCCACTGGAAACTCCTGAAGGAGATGCTTACTCAG GTATTTGGAGTTCCTAAGGAGCACAGGAAATCTAAGCCTTACCATGACCATGTATTCGTTTTCTCCATTGTCGATGACCATATATGGTTCCGGAACTACCAGATTTCAGTTCCTCACAATGAGTCAGATAAGGTTGCAAAAGGCGGCTTGGATAAAATGACCCTTATCGAG GTTGGTCCAAGGTTTTGTTTAAATCCAATCAAGATATTCGGAGGCAGCTTTGGAGGACCAACACTTTATGAGAATCCGTTCTACGTATCTCCAAATCAG ATTCGAGCtttggaaaagagaaataaagcCGGGAAATTCGCTAAAAAGATCAAGGCTAAGACAAGGAGAAAGATGCATGAGCTCTCAAACCCATTGGAGCCTGATGAGTTTGCAGATATGTGGAAAGATGATGAATGA
- the LOC104779334 gene encoding TMV resistance protein N-like — protein MISRVFNFMKESKAVQLNNKLFLDLLSASPSAKPKPLLDVFINHRGSDTKRNIATLLYDNLRSRNLRPFLDCKNMKPGDKLFDHINSAILTSKVAVTVFSPNYCDSYFCLHELALIMESRKRVIPIFCDIKPSQLDVMIERLTCSDDEIQRFRWALQEAKDIVGLTFDSYKGNLSEVVTVASDVIVERLIELEAEDGNF, from the exons ATGATCTCTAGGGTTTTCAACTTCATGAAAGAATCAAAAGCCGTTCAGCTAAACAACAAATTATTTCTTGATCTTCTCTCTGCCTCACCATCAGCCAAACCAAAACCTTTGCTCGACGTGTTCATCAACCATAGAGGATCCGACACAAAGAGAAACATCGCAACATTGCTTTACGACAACCTCAGATCCCGGAACTTACGTCCTTTCTTGGATTGCAAGAACATGAAGCCCGGAGATAAGCTTTTTGATCATATCAACAGCGCGATTCTCACTTCGAAAGTGGCTGTAACCGTTTTCTCTCCCAACTACTGCGACTCTTATTTCTGTCTCCACGAGCTTGCTCTGATAATGGAGTCTAGGAAGAGGGTCATACCAATATTCTGCGACATCAAACCTTCACAACTTGATGTTATGATTGAGAGGTTAACATGTTCTGATGATGAAATCCAAAGGTTTAGGTGGGCTCTTCAAGAAGCTAAAGACATCGTTGGACTCACGTTCGATTCCTACAAAgg GAATTTGTCGGAGGTTGTTACAGTTGCATCGGATGTTATCGTCGAGAGGTTGATCGAGTTAGAGGCTGAAGATGGAAATTTTTAG
- the LOC104778217 gene encoding NAC domain-containing protein 18: protein MESTDSSGGPPPPQPNLPPGFRFHPTDEELVIHYLKRKADSVPLPVAIIADVDLYKFDPWELPAKASFGEQEWYFFSPRDRKYPNGARPNRAATSGYWKATGTDKPVISTGGGGGNKKVGVKKALVFYSGKPPKGVKSDWIMHEYRLTDNKPNHICDFGNKKNSLRLDDWVLCRIYKKNNSTTTHRHHHHHHHHHQYHLDNDNHRHDMMIDDDRFRHVPPSLHFPAIFSDNNDPTAIYDGGGGGNYSMNHNFASGSKQEQFFPPVMMMTTSINQDSGIGSSLSPSKRFNGGDCSNIVSSMAATPLMQNQGGIYQLPGLNWYS from the exons ATGGAGAGTACAGATTCCTCCGGTGGTCCTCCTCCGCCGCAGCCAAACCTTCCTCCTGGATTCCGGTTTCACCCAACCGACGAAGAACTCGTGATCCACTACCTCAAACGCAAAGCTGATTCTGTTCCTTTACCCGTCGCCATCATCGCCGACGTTGATCTTTACAAATTCGATCCATGGGAACTTCCCG CAAAAGCTTCGTTTGGAGAACAAGAATGGTATTTTTTCAGTCCAAGAGATCGGAAATATCCAAACGGAGCTAGACCTAACCGAGCTGCCACCTCCGGTTATTGGAAAGCCACCGGTACAGATAAACCGGTGATTTCAACCGGCGGCGGCGGTGGGAATAAAAAAGTGGGAGTTAAAAAAGCTCTAGTGTTTTACAGTGGTAAACCACCAAAAGGAGTTAAATCAGATTGGATCATGCATGAGTATCGATTGACTGATAATAAACCTAATCATATCTGTGACTTCGGCAACAAGAAAAACTCTCTCCgg CTTGATGATTGGGTGTTGTGTCGCATCTACAAGAAAAACAACAGTACAACAACACatcgacatcatcatcatcaccatcaccatcatcaatATCATCTAGACAATGATAATCATCGTCATgacatgatgattgatgatgatcgATTCCGTCATGTTCCTCCGAGTCTTCACTTCCCGGCGATTTTTTCTGATAACAATGATCCGACGGCTATATATGACGGCGGTGGCGGTGGAAACTACTCGATGAATCATAATTTCGCATCTGGATCGAAGCAGGAGCAGTTCTTTCCAccggtgatgatgatgacgacgagtATAAATCAAGATTCAGGTATTGGATCGTCGTTGTCACCTAGTAAGAGGTTTAACGGTGGAGATTGTTCGAATATCGTCTCTTCAATGGCGGCGACGCCTTTAATGCAGAATCAAGGTGGGATTTACCAATTGCCTGGTTTGAATTGGTACtcttga
- the LOC104778216 gene encoding mpv17-like protein codes for MAATAASLHTSISPRSFPRLSKPSLMKPHRSQILLRKNKQRSCVSCALIRDETDVLPVQSRDRTDHEEGSLVLMSVETERDGNEAVVVGFGAAATTSEGQLSLEGFPSSSGADLGDEKRRENEEMDKMIDRTINATIVLAAGSYAITKLLTIDHDYWHGWTLFEILRYAPQHNWIAYEEALKQNPVLAKMVISGVVYSVGDWIAQCYEGKPLFEIDRARTLRSGLVGFTLHGSLSHFYYQFCEELFPFQDWWVVPVKVAFDQTVWSAIWNSIYFTVLGFLRFESPLSIFKELKATFLPMLTAGWKLWPFAHLITYGLVPVEQRLLWVDCVELIWVTILSTYSNEKSETRISESVNETSSSSTTSIDPSKE; via the exons ATGGCTGCTACTGCTGCCTCACTCCACACCTCAATCTCTCCGCGTAGCTTCCCCCGTCTCTCTAAACCATCTCTGATGAAACCTCACCGCTCTCAAATTCTCctgagaaaaaacaaacagagaagcTGCGTTTCGTGCGCGTTGATCCGAGACGAAACCGATGTCCTTCCGGTTCAGAGCAGAGATCGTACCGACCACGAGGAAGGTTCGTTGGTGTTGATGAGCGTCGAGACGGAGAGAGATGGTAACGAAGCGGTGGTTGTAGGGTTTGGTGCTGCTGCGACGACGAGCGAAGGTCAGCTTTCGTTAGAAGGCTTCCCTTCTTCTTCAGGAGCTGATTTGGgagatgagaagagaagagagaacgaAGAGATGGATAAGATGATCGATCGAACTATTAACGCTACGATCGTTTTAGCTGCTGGTTCTTACGCCATTACCAAGTTGCTCACCATCGATCATGATTACTGGCAT GGATGGACGCTGTTTGAGATACTGAGATATGCTCCTCAACATAACTGGATTGCTTACGAAGAAGCGTTAAAGCAAAACCCTGTTCTAGCCAAAATGGTCATAAGTGGAGTTGTCTATTCTGTTGGAGATTGGATAGCTCag TGTTACGAAGGCAAACCGTTATTTGAAATCGATAGAGCAAGAACATTGAGATCAGGACTAGTGGGTTTCACACTCCATGGCTCGTTATCTCATTTCTATTACCAGTTCTGCGAGGAGCTTTTCCCATTTCAAGATTGGTGGGTGGTTCCTGTCAAAGTCGCCTTTGATCAAACAGTATGGTCGGCTATATGGAACAGTATTTACTTCACGGTTCTTGGCTTTCTACGTTTTGAATCTCCTCTCAGTATCTTTAAAGAACTAAAAGCTACGTTCTTGCCTATGTTAACA GCTGGGTGGAAGCTATGGCCATTTGCTCATTTGATCACGTACGGTTTGGTTCCTGTAGAACAAAGACTTTTATGGGTAGATTGCGTGGAGCTTATTTGGGTCACTATACTTTCGAC TTACTCGAACGAGAAATCAGAAACAAGAATATCTGAGTCGGTCAATGAGACCTCTTCAAGTTCTACCACATCCATTGATCCCTCCAAG GAATGA